In Limisalsivibrio acetivorans, one genomic interval encodes:
- the mobA gene encoding molybdenum cofactor guanylyltransferase, which translates to MRHKAMILAGGMSRRFGSDKTLAPFRGSTVIGTTADNLVQSGFRTYIVAKDIEKYSGIPVEGRILDGNAQQCPMTGVITALENVSEPVFIVSADSPMVNGFTAEGMFEYIEGYDAVIPDVEGKVHPLHGVYAPSALGVLRRFFNDGNFRMFQALKDMNVCWLGDDYFARFEGGTRVLGNINTEEDMGKLLGN; encoded by the coding sequence ATGAGACATAAAGCGATGATACTTGCCGGCGGCATGAGCCGGCGCTTTGGTTCGGATAAAACACTGGCACCGTTCAGAGGTTCCACAGTAATAGGAACAACGGCGGATAATCTGGTTCAATCAGGTTTCAGAACCTATATAGTCGCCAAGGATATCGAGAAATACAGCGGTATCCCTGTGGAGGGGCGCATACTGGACGGCAATGCCCAGCAGTGCCCCATGACGGGGGTTATAACAGCCCTTGAGAACGTTTCGGAGCCTGTTTTCATAGTTTCTGCGGACTCCCCTATGGTAAACGGCTTCACCGCCGAAGGGATGTTTGAGTATATCGAAGGGTACGATGCGGTTATCCCCGATGTTGAGGGGAAGGTGCATCCTCTCCACGGTGTTTATGCCCCTTCGGCACTCGGTGTACTTAGACGTTTTTTTAATGATGGGAACTTCCGCATGTTTCAGGCACTAAAGGATATGAACGTCTGCTGGCTTGGGGATGACTATTTCGCCCGCTTCGAAGGTGGCACAAGGGTTCTTGGGAATATAAATACCGAAGAGGATATGGGGAAACTTCTCGGAAACTGA